A DNA window from Setaria viridis chromosome 2, Setaria_viridis_v4.0, whole genome shotgun sequence contains the following coding sequences:
- the LOC117843786 gene encoding uncharacterized protein: MGKEKLRKQPSGRLIESLKMERMRNILTHRYPYPHEHSRHFMIAVFACWLFFISSDNLQNLIMKLDKNFKWWSMYACLIGFFYFFSSPFIRKTIKPNYSNFNRWYIAWIFLAALYHLPSFQSMGLDLRMNLSLFLTIYISSLIFLMVFHIIFLGLWYLGLVSRMAEKKPELLTIIQNCAVISIACCVFYSHCGNRTVSRDKSIDRRTASWIAFSLWTKHDDNTLISRLLRMHKFKEQICSSWFAPVGSASDYPLLSKWAIYGELSSNGSGSSNEISPVYSLWATFIGLYIANYVVERSTGWALTHPLTISEYEKLKKQLKPDFEDMVPWYSGTSTDLFKTVFDLMISVTLFVGRFDMRMMQAAMNKTPDEASSHDLLYDHLDEKDELWFDFIADTGDGGNSTYSVARLLAQPSLVIKSDDSRLTLPRGQLLLIGGDLAYPNPSSFSYERRFFCPFEYALQPPAWYKPEHIALEKPELPLGVSELRRYRGPQCFMIPGNHDWFDGLHTFMRYICHKSWLGGWFLPQKKSYFALKLPNGWWVFGLDQALHGDIDVYQFKFFAELCRQKVGESDSVIVITHEPNWLLDWYWGDNTGTNVTYLIREYLRGRCKLRMAGDLHHYMRHSCIDSKEPVHVQHLLVNGCGGAFLHPTHVFENFRVFYGNKYETKSTYPSYNDSSKIALGNILKFRRKNWQFDVIGGFVYFVLVFSMFPQCDSFHILHEDSWAGRVNGFFIAMWNAVFEILERSYVSLAGVVTLLMVSFFFVPTKLSRRRRALLGFLHAAAHITSAVLLMLLMELAIEICIRNHLLATSGYHTLYEWYRKVEGEHFPDPTGLRARLEQWTFGLYPACIKYLMSAFDIPEVMAVTRSTICKKGIESLPRGGAIIYYVCVFLYFWVLSTPVVSLVFGSYLYVCINWFHIHFDEAFSSLRIANYKAFTRFHIKKNGDLEVFTLAVDKVPKDWMLDPDWDMEPKPPLQMSYTRRFPSKWRSASGPDPISSVRIIDRFVIPRTPPSPTTPGGSVR; this comes from the exons atgggaaaagaaaaactccGTAAGCAGCCTTCTGGCCGTCTGATTGAATCCCTCAAaatggagaggatgaggaacATCCTGACTCATAGATATCCATACCCGCATGAGCACTCAAGACATTTCATGATTGCTGTGTTTGCTTGTTGGCTTTTCTTCATTTCCTCAGATAACTTACAGAACCTTATAATGAAATTGGACAAGAATTTTAAATGGTGGTCCATGTATGCTTGTTTAATTGgcttcttctatttcttctcATCACCTTTTATTAGGAAGACCATCAAACCAAACTATTCGAACTTCAACCGATG GTATATTGCTTGGATATTCTTGGCAGCACTATACCATCTGCCCAGTTTTCAGTCAATGGGCTTGGATTTGCGGATGAATCTTTCCCTCTTCCTCACAATTTATATCTCTTCTCTAATTTTCTTGATGGTCTTCCATATCATATTTCTTGGCCTTTGGTATTTGGGTCTTGTTTCTCGAATGGCAGAGAAAAAGCCAGAGCTGCTTACTATAATACAAAACTGTGCG GTTATAAGCATAGCTTGCTGTGTGTTTTACAGCCACTGCGGTAACAGGACTGTTTCAAGAGATAAATCTATTGACCGTAGAACTGCTAGCTGGATTGCATTTTCACTTTGGACAAAGCATGATGACAACACACTGATTTCAAGGCTATTACGTATGCATAAATTTAAAGAGCAGATTTGCTCCTCCTGGTTTGCTCCAGTTGGTTCTGCTAGTGATTACCCTCTTCTCTCTAAATGGGCCATTTATGGAGAA TTGTCTTCCAATGGATCTGGGTCCTCCAATGAAATTTCACCAGTCTACTCTTTGTGGGCTACATTCATTGGCCTTTACATTGCCAATTATGTCGTAGAGCGTTCAACTGG ATGGGCTTTAACTCATCCCTTGACAATTTCAGAGTATGAGAAATTGAAGAAACAGTTGAAACCAGATTTTGAGGACATGGTTCCTTGGTACTCTGG GACATCAACTGATTTGTTTAAAACTGTCTTCGACCTCATGATATCTGTGACTCTCTTTGTTGGTCGATTTGACATGCGTATGATGCAG GCTGCTATGAATAAAACTCCTGATGAAGCGAGCAGCCACGACCTTTTGTATGATCATCTTGATGAAAAAGATGAGCTCTGGTTTGACTTCATTGCAGATACTGGCGATGGTGGCAACTCTACATATTCTGTAGCACGATTACTTGCTCAACCTTCGTTAGTCATAAAATCTGATGATTCAAGGCTAACACTTCCACGTGGACAACTGCTACTCATTGGTGGAGACCTTGC ATATCCAAACCCATCCTCATTTTCATACGAACGACGTTTTTTCTGCCCTTTTGAATATGCTCTCCAGCCTCCTGCTTGGTATAAGCCTGAACATATTGCACTGGAGAAGCCTGAACTTCCTCTTGGTGTTTCTGAGCTCAGGCGATATCGTGGACCACAATGTTTTATGATTCCCGGAAACCATG ATTGGTTTGATGGACTACACACGTTCATGAGGTATATCTGTCATAAGAGTTGGTTGGGTGGGTGGTTCCTACCTCAGAAGAAGAGTTATTTTGCATTGAAGCTTCCCAATGGCTGGTGGGTTTTTGGCCTTGACCAAGCTCTTCATGGCGACATTGATGTCTACCAGTTCAAGTTTTTTGCGGAGTTGTGTCGACAGAAG GTCGGTGAAAGTGATTCTGTAATTGTTATTACTCATGAACCAAACTGGCTCCTAGATTGGTACTGGGGTGATAACACTGGAACAAATGTCACATATTTAATACGAGAGTACCTCAGGGGAAGATGCAAACTGCGGATGGCTGGGGACCTGCACCATTATATGCGACATTCTTGCATCGACTCAAAAGAACCGGTTCATGTACAGCACTTGCTTGTAAATGGCTGTGGTGGGGCCTTTTTGCATCCAACACATGTCTTTGAGAACTTCAGAGTATTTTATGGGAACAAGTATGAAACAAAGTCTACATATCCTTCTTATAATGATTCTAGCAAG ATTGCGCTTGGTAATATTTTGAAGTTCCGGAGGAAAAATTGGCAATTTGATGTTATTGGTGGTTTTGTGTACTTCGTACTGGTTTTCTCAATGTTTCCACAG TGTGACTCGTTTCACATCTTACATGAGGACTCCTGGGCTGGTCGTGTCAATGGTTTCTTCATTGCAATGTGGAATGCTGTTTTTGAGATTCTAGAGAGGTCCTATGTATCCCTAGCtggtgttgtcactttattgatGGTATCATTTTTCTTTGTACCCACAAAACTATCACGTAGGAGACGTGCTTTGCTCGGTTTTCTTCATGCTGCTGCTCATATAACTTCAGCAGTGCTATTGATGCTACTTATGGAATTAGCTATTGAAATCTGCATCCGCAACCATTTATTAGCAACATCAG GCTACCATACCCTTTATGAATGGTATCGCAAAGTGGAAGGCGAGCATTTCCCTGACCCCACAGGACTTCGCGCTCGTCTTGAGCAGTGGACCTTTGGGCTTTACCCTGCATGTATTAAGTACCTCATGTCTGCATTCgacatcccagag GTCATGGCAGTAACTAGAAGCACAATCTGCAAAAAGGGTATAGAGTCCCTTCCCCGGGGAGGTGCCATCATCTACTACGTCTGTGTTTTCCTGTACTTCTGGGTCTTGTCAACACCTGTCGTATCACTGGTGTTTGGGAGCTACTTATATGTATGCATAAACTGGTTCCATATTCATTTCGATGAGGCCTTCTCCTCACTGCGCATAGCAAATTATAAGGCATTCACACGGTTCCATATCAAGAAGAATGGAGACCTTGAAGTCTTCACCCTGGCTGTGGACAAG GTGCCAAAAGATTGGATGCTGGATCCAGACTGGGACATGGAACCCAAGCCGCCACTCCAGATGAGCTACACCAGGAGGTTCCCAAGCAAATGGAGGTCCGCCTCAGGCCCGGACCCGATTAGCTCGGTGCGCATTATCGATCGGTTTGTCATCCCAAGGACGCCCCCAAGTCCTACAACCCCAGGAGGTTCGGTCAGATGA